GTTTTGAGGGGTACAGGAaatcgctgtgccaaatttcattgaaataggatgaaaaatgcttcttttataggctcaataaacAATATCGGGAGATATAGCTAtacactgaaggatgggggtatattcatttgttcattccgtttgcaacacatcgaaataatcatttccgaccctatgaagtatatatattcttgatcagcctaaaaatctaagacgatctagccatgtccgtccgtctgtctattgaaatcacgatacagtctttaaaaattgaaatattgagttgatacattacacagattcttttttttgtccataagcaggttaagttccaagatggtctatgtcggactatatcttcatgtagcccccatatacaccgatccgccgatttggtgtcttagacccataaaagccacatttattattcgattttgctgaaatttaggacattgagttatgttaggccctttgacattcttcttcacttgggctcagatcggttcagatttggatatagctgccatatagacagatctctcgatttaaggtcttgcgcccataaaaggcgcatttattgtccgattttgccaaaatttggggcagtgagttatgttaggccctttgatatccttcttcaatttggccctgatcggtccagatttcgatatagctgccatatagacccatctctcgatttaaggttttgggcccataaaagccgcatttattgtccgatgtcgccgaaatgtttaacagtgagttgtgttaggccctttgacattcttctttaatttggctcagatcggtctggatttggatatagctgatatatagaccgatctctcaatttaaggttttggggccataaaaggcgcatttgttgtcaaatttcgccgaaatttagaacagtcagttgtgtttggctcttcgacatttatctgcaacttggcccaaatcggtccagattttgataaagccatcatatggaccgatctctcgatttaaggttttgggtctataaaaggcgcatttgttgtaaaatttcgccgaaatttgggacagtcagttgtgtttggctcttcgacatttatctgcaacttggcccaaatcggtccagatttggatatagctgccatatagacctatatctcgttttaaagtataaataaaaatataaaaggcgcatttttaaaccgatttcactgaagtttgacacagtgacttatgttaggcttttcgacatccatatcgtatacggttccgatcggtttatttttagataaagctactaaaacgatcaaaattttgttatacacaattgaacaatgacttgtacttattagtatttggtccaaatcggatggggacataaggtgtgcatttttcaccggattttggcgaaagtcctgaggtggtgggtatccaaagttcggcccggctgaacttaactcctttttactattttttatttaaatgataattttttaagaaaGCAAAGCTACCAATTTTATACCCCAGAcgaccactgtggtacagggtattataactttgtgcatttgtttgcaacgcttagaaggagaagagctagacccatcgatgaataaaccgatcggcttagaatcacttcctgattcgatttagccatgtccgtttgcttgtccatgtattcttgtgatcatggtacaggtcgcatttgttgtcttctaatgttggcgacatttgtgaggtaccatgtcatgtgaaacttctctccaaataggtgtcggaCTGCGGGACGTCGTTcacactcggctataaaaaagaaggccccttatcaatgaactTAAAGTTGAACCGGACAgtgatgtgtgagaaatttgcctctGTTCGTTGTGTAtaggaatgttcatgagcaaatttgcattttcccaAAGCGACATCTAAGACAATTCTTCGAGATAAAGCCCAAAGGGCAACGGATAACAGATGGTTACAAATTGAGGGCTGTATACACTCCATAGAGGTGGTCCGCCGTTGACTAGAACAGAAGTCTCACTCATCGTGTCCAACATGTCAGATCCCTTtcgattggaaaacatgctgttaGCTCAAAGGTTTCTACAAAATTTGTGAGATTGTCAAGGAAATACTAGGACATTTGcagtgtatgtgtcccgcactgacaAGCAGGAGAAGTTCCACCTTAGTTCCTTAATTCGTTAAGACTTATCTAAATTAACGGATGTCTACATTTGCAAGTTTTGTGAAAACAATCTGGCTGCTTCaatggtagaaactagaaggcgcTTTCTTTCGCTTAGTTTTGTATACAATGGATTGCAGATTGCTActtaacctaaactaacctaacctactttgtACTTTCTTCGGGTATGGGCAATGTTTattctctccaccataggaggtgATGAGGCATTATTTGAAATCTTTAAGAGTTAATCATTTGCAATAACTATTTTGTTGTTATGCAGTTAGTAATTGAAAGTGCAAGGCAACTATTTgccatttataatttttttttagttttttcttacTTAATTCTATAATAAAATTCCCTTCATTTTACAGGAAATCGTGTACCGTGATTATGTCGATATTTCTGTTGCTGTAGCCACGCCCAAGGGTTTGGTTGTGCCTGTAATTCGAAATGTTGAAGGCATGAACTATGCTGATATTGAAATTGCCATGGCCGCTTTGGGCGAAAAGGCACGCAAGGGTGCCATTGCTGTTGAGGATATGGATGGTGGTACCTTCACTATTAGCAACGGTGGTGTGTTTGGCTCTCTCATGGGTACACCTATTATTAATCCACCACAAAGTGCTATTTTGGGTATGCATGGCATCTTCGAAAGGCCAGTTGCCGTTAAGGGACAGGTAAAGTGGAAAAGTTTCGAACATACTCTCATaataaactttaataaaattgcatttttctcCTTGTCAGGTTGTCATTCGGCCAATGATGTATGTTGCTCTTACATACGATCACCGATTGATTGATGGTCGTGAGGCCGTTATGTTCTTGCGTAAAATTAAGGCTGCCGTTGAAGATCCTAGAATTATTTTAGCCGGCTTGTAAACCATTGAAAACAAAACCTTGAACTAGAACAAGTTAATAAAGGCAATTTTCAAATCAAAGGCATAAAGCTTATACTAACGCAACGGGAATCCTTAAAATTCACCAAACATCTGAATTAGAAGAATCTATACACTTTTTATTTAATAGATAAAGGAATAAACGTACATATTGTTGAAACGCCTTTGACTATTTGACCACGCAACTCCCTCCTCTATCTATTCACTATCTTTCGATTTTTATGTTTGTGtaatgatttattttatttattaaaacaaaaccaCAAAGATGTTTATATCTTTGAAACattcacaaaaacaaaacaaaaaaacatttgtttcaattttattttgtgttcggATATGTATAACTTAGTGCACTGTAAAATATGGCATGTCTTATCAAATTTTAACATGTGTTACGGTTTAGAAAGCACCATTATTATTTTTAGTCCTATGGTTTCATGTCCAAAACACTTCAACttacatttacatttttaagCACTGAACCTCTCGCTCTTGATCATGATGATAAAAGattagccggttgtacgcatcggattgaaccgatggaatcttcatcggcaagcgctgctgcctcagtgtacgtgttcgtccttttttcgttatGGAAGAGGCATATCCGgaagcttctggtccgtgccgagaTTGAAAAAACCCCGAACCCTGGTTTCGTCCGGTTTcacagaaccgcctccatcagtgcatggagtgggtacatatccgatcttgctctggccttacatcactacgggaATATTGTCCCGTagtgaatatgttgcaaggggctgtgcgaacatagacagcagtttTCGTCATCGTCGCCTTTGCGTCATCGTCGTCGGATTATGTGACGCCCcagacctctcccgtgcggcaatatacgcaacagtgCCAGTGCCGGTAGGTGTATGATTatttcaattgaattgcaacggtctcctaggcaagatcgacgagatagtggattttatgagcgggtgcaatgtgctacgtaaggaacGCTTAAGGAAtgaaggtgggggattggccttagtgatacaccattccgtgcactTACTCACGTccacagttctcatgtggaccacttccatcagtagacaaagatcctaccagtgcgaagacataacgacatgctgtctaagcgataccttttgggctgttatcgcagggaccatccaaatcatcatcttgtagatagatatccaccgcccacaaaccttaaggtagatctacatgatctagagcgtgaggttcagcgctacaagagagaacctctagatcaagcggcatataaagcaggtctaggcaacattcatgcagacacggaagcagttgcggtaaatggctaccgggtggatgtagtccttggagaacgatcgcCTGCCAtagcacctgaagaaattgacctcccccggcaaaccagagtagttctggctcaattacgttccggcagatgcagtcgcctcaactacagagcaaggattaatgccgacgtgcaagatgtatgtcccgattgtaaccagggaccgcacgatacacgtcatctgtttaactgcccggccagacccactcgacccagatccctgtggacgcaccccatctaagtcgacatcggacaataaatgcgctttttatgggcgcaagaccttaaatcgagaggtcggtctatatggcagctatatccaaatctggaccgatctgggcctaattgaagaataatgtcgaagggcttaacacaactcactgtcccaaattttagcaaaatcaaacaataaatgagcattttataggcctaagaccccaaatcggcggatcggtccatatggcagctatatacaaatctttaccgatctgagccaaattaaagaaggatatcgagtgatcgaacacaactcactgccccaaatttgagcaaaatcggttaataaatgtggcttttatgggcctaagaccctaaatcggcgaatcggtgtatatgggggctttatcacgatatagtccgatatagcccatcatcgtacttaacctgcttatggacaaaaaaaggatctgtgcaaagtttcagctcaatatctctatatttaaagactgtaggtgatttcacagacagacggccggacatgggtagatcgtcttacgctgatcaagaatatatatactttctagggtcggaaatggatatttcgatgtgttgcaaacggagtgacaaaatgaatatacccccatcctatggtggtggctataaaagcaaaaatatgtatttaaatTGCTTTATAAATGTTGAAAGGGCGAATGTTGATTGCCAGCGAAATAAGAATCATGTCATCAGTTAAGGGCAATTTGTAGCGTGTGGTGTACTCAAAATTGAAAACGAAAATGATTTTATCATCAGTACTACTTTAAAGCTAATATGGACAGAGAGTTTTTGTATATCGCATTGCTTTTTTCAGTGTTCAACATAATTGGAGCCTGGGTAAGTCTAAAACAGTGGAACTTTCCACatttatacttttttaacaacaacaaaaaatgtttgttccCATTCTCTACTGCTCCTAAATATTATTTCAGCGTCCTTTTTATTTCGCCTTTGATAAAGTTGAACATACGAAGAATGTCCAAACCATCGGATTTCTTAACTGTTCATTTATACGAACCAAAAGGAACACCGAGACCTTTTGCATGAATGCCAACTTAGTGAGGGATATGATAAAGCCCCAATTGGATGTACTTATAATAGTGGAAGGTTCACAGAATGAAAAACTTGAAGTGGCCAATATTACCAATATGGATTTTTGTTCGTTTCTAGAAGGTAAAGGGGCATTTAAAATTATGGAACTCTGGCGTAATGAACTAATGCGCTCTTCAAATGTGCCAAAGAAATGTCCCCtgaaaaaggtatttatgatatgatatgacaTGATAAAATATCAATAATTAGAAATATGCGCATTGGTTTGTATCATCCGTAATGCAGGGAACTGTTCTAAACGTCAACAAGTTTAATATAAATCCCGATAACTTTCCACCATATGTTCCCGAGGCAGGGTTGCGTTTGCAAGCTATTTTAAAAGAGCGATCTGTTGTGCTATTGACTTTGAACATTCATGGAGTTGTCAAATACAAGAAATCATCAAGAATGAGAGGGTAGTAGCAAGGTCAATCTGTTTGCTAAAACTAGTTCTGAGGTAAAAACGTTAAAAATTCTACAATTATAACTGAAAATGTTGGTGACTATGGTGATATTAAAAGGTGTAACTTGTGAACTATATTTTGGCAATCAAATAATTGTTATGTGTCCTTTCTACCTATTTTAAATCTAAGTGACAATTGTACCTGTAAGGTTCCTCTTTAAAGATTTATGTAGAAAATGTAGCTATTTTGTACTAATGATCCATTCAACAATAAAGTTAAAttcaaaaccagtatggaaaggcaaaagtcgggcagtgccgactatataataccctacaccacctcgtgcatgtagtactttttatatgtagaacttatgtcgaaatctagtcagactttaatttggataccaattgaaatatcaatttagaaccttgtaagattttcctaccataggacaaaagatttggatttccacatctttaaaaggccatatcggataaaagattataagggagttatatccaaacctgtgccaattttaataacACATACAGGGACATAAagagaacatctcacgccctatattatagatatgtgaccaaaattgtggacttTACTgtcttaaaattccatatcggatgaaatatacacattggagctatatctaaaattaggactgatttaaATGAAGTTTTACGCACGTATTTAGGCGTCAATTTAAacttctcatgcaaaatcggacgaaatttgtggattctatagccttaaaaggccatatcggatgaacgatgggagttatatctaaatctaaaccgattttatgaaattatgcacagatatGACgtcgtcaaataaagcaccttatgcaaaattttgtaaagatcggaccaaaattctggcttctacagtcttaaaagcccatatcggatgaatgataatatgggagctatatctaaatctaaaccgatttttatgaaattatgcacagatacgacgttgtcaaataaagcaccttatgcaaaattttgtaaagatcggaccaaaattgtggcttctacagctttaaaacgccatatcggatgaaatatatatatgggagctatatctaaatctgaaccgatttttatgcacatacattgagacttcacaaaaacgacactacaccaaatttggtgaagatcggaccaaaattgtggcttctacagccaaaacagtccgtgccaaattttgtacagatcggttgaacattgtagctactacggtcatttaagtgcaaatcgggcgaagcatatatatgggagctatatctaaatgtggactaatttttatgaaattttgcatacatatggagacgtcaaataaaacaccccatgacATTTGTAGAGataggtaaaaaattgtggcttctacagccttaaacggccatataggatgaaagatatgtatgggacctatatataaatctggaccgattttcatgaaattttcaacacatattaggacgtcaaataaatcaCCTcgcacaaaatattttaaagatcggaataaaactgtggcttctacagccttaaaagtccatatcgactGAAaggattaaggattttgtgagtagcatgAAATTCctcacttagattttctttttggaggatacttttttgtatttagagcgcacaacaaaccaattactggcttgggtgcATAAGCACCCGAAGGGTGCTTATTCTAGTTTAAgtacccaaaggaaagggtgcttaaactagtttaagtacccaaaggaaagtttagtttgagtaccctttcccaaaggaaaggatagttttagtacttttaccCAAAGGAatgaatagttttagtactgttACCCAAAGAAAATGATAGTTAAATacactttcctaaaggaaagtgtagttttagtaccctttccccaaggaaaggttagtttaagtactctttcccaaaggaaatgatagttttagtatcatttccaaaaggaaagtatagttttagtaccctttcccaaaggaaaggacaGTTTAAGCACCCTTTCTCAAACGAAAGAATAGTTTAaagaccctttcccaaagaaaaggatagtttaattaccctttcctaaaggaacgGGTGGTTTAAGTACCATTTCACAAAGGAAAAGTTAGGTTTAGTTTCagtttttcccaaaggaaagggtagttttagtatcctttcccacaggaaaggatagttaaagcaccctttctcaaaggaaaagttagttttagtttttcccaaaggaaagagtagttttagtatcctttcccaacggaaaggATAGTTCTAGTACCATTTACTAAaggaaagaatagttttagtactcatatgcaaaggaaaggatagtttcagtaccctttcccaaaggtaaGGATAGTTTAAGCACCCAAGGAAAGGAGAAatttaattaccctttcccaaaagaaaggatagttttagtatcctttcccaaaggaaaggattcccaaaggaaagcatagtttcctttctcaaaggaaagtaaAGTTTTagttaaggaaagggtacttaaaagaAGAAAGACTTATAAGACTGTAGGCCTTTAATGTAGCATAACTTTCTTTGTTGGTCTTGAATATAAATACCGCTCTTACCTCATGCCCAGGCTGTGGAGTCGATAAATTTTGattcgactccgactccgggaAGAATAATTGACTCCGAGcacataaattttaaaattttttttattgttgtctaTGTGCGTTCAAGATTCTTTGTTTTTGGTTGGCATTTACCACAGGGATAACTACTAAACTAATGGTTGCCCAACATATTTATTAGTTGGCAACAGTGGGTGATTttattataacctccaccataggatgggggtatacttatttcgtcattctgtttgtaactcctcgaattaATTGCcaaagacaccataaagtatatataatattgatcgacatgacattttaagtcaatctagccatgccgtccttccgcctgtctgtcgaaagcacgctaattcgagtaaagctacccgcttgaaattttgcacttcttgttagtgtaggtcagttggaattgtaaatgggccatatcggtccatgttttgatatagctgccatatcaaccgatcttggatcttggcttcttgagcctctagagggcgcaatttttatccgattgggcatgacgtgtttcaatatgacttccaacaattgtgcttagtatggtggaaatcggtccataacctgatatagctgtcttataaaccgatcttggatcttgacttcttgagcctctagagggcgcaatttgtatctgatttggctgaaatttagcatgacgtgttttgttattacatccaacaattgtgccaaatatggttctaatcggtcaatttcctgatatagctcccatataaaccgatttcggatctcgatatcttgagccgctagatggcgcaattgctatccgatttggctgaaattttgcatgaagtatttgaaacttccaataactgtgccaagtatgttcttAATCGGTaccatataagcagatctcccgattttatttcttgagccgctagagggcgtaattcatatccgatttggctgatatttcccACAATGAATTTTACTTTGGTCTCTAACAGTCAAACCAAGTTGGTCCCAAGAGGTTCCTAACTTGGTATAGCGCAAAAAGCATAAAAATTCTTACACATTATCTAATGTTTGcaaataaagagatatcggtcaaagaacttgacaaatgcgtctcatggtggagggtatataagattcggcccggccgaacttagcacgtttttatttgttaccgttatttttagtttttttttccacaGTGTTATCGAACAAGTATGAAGTATTCTAATTGTAAAACAATATCATCTCTTCGCGCGTGTATCGCTCAAGTCAAACTTAATATTTCAGGTTTCACTTGAAATAATGTTTCAATTAgataaagaaatttaaatttcacattCTAATCGCGTAATTCTGCTGCGATCACTATAGcctacatcaccactgtggtacagggtattataaatttgtgcatttttttgcaacgctGAGAAGGAGAAGAGCCAGACCCAGCGATAAGTACATCGATCGGCTTTGAATCACCTcatgattcgattaagctatgtccgtctgtccgtcggtccgtctgtctatccatgtattcttgtgatcaaggtacaggtcgcatttattgtccgattgtcacaaaattttgcacatgccacttttttggcccaaggacaaacgttaTTGATTGTgaataaaatcggtttagatttagatatagcccccatatatacctttcattcgatatgaattttaaagctgtaaaagctaaaattttggtccgatctttacaaaattttgcatgaagtgttttatttgacgtcctcatgtgtgtgcaaaatttcgtcaaaatcggaacaggtttagatatagttcctatatatatctttcatccgatgtggccttttaaggctgtagatgcCACAATTCTGatcggatctttacaaaatttagcatgaggtgttttatttgacgtcctcaaatatgtgtaatatttcaggaaaatcggttataatttagatataactcccatatatatctttcatatgatatggtcttttaaagctgtagaagccacaattttggtccgatctttacaaaatataGCATTATgtgtttcatccgatatggctttttaaggttgTAGTAGTCACATTttaggtccgatctttacaaaattttgcatgaggtgttttattttacgtCCTCATGTGTgcggaaaatttcaataaaatcggttcaaatttagatatagttcccatatatatctttcatccgatatgtaattttatggctgtagcagctataattttggtctgatttttagaaaatttagcatgaagtattttctttaaagtcttaatacgtgtgcaaaattttttaaaaatcggttcagatttacacatagcacccatatatatcatttctCTGATATGGAGATTTAAGGCTGTAGCTGCCAcaatttttggtccgatcttttgaAAAGTTAGTTTATGTAACATTCattacgtgtgcaaaatttcaataaaatcagtccaaattttgatttagctctcatatatatgtttcatccgatatggccttttatggctgtagttctattcaatatttcaataggtatgcaaaataaaagtctgactagatttcaacatccATTCCATTTATTGAGAGTAGTACGTATtctcggtggtgtaggatataatatagtcggccccgctcgacttttgcctttccttactggttgtacAAATACATGTATCATTATACCCTAAACCAGTGGTTAAGCGTGTTATAACTTTGTAAATCTGAAACTGTTCAGATTCATTTATAACTTTCTTTCGATACAacttcctggatcttgacttcttgagccactatatagagctcaattcttatccgatttggctacaattctGCGTatgatgttttgctatgacttccatcaattgtgctaagtatgattcaagtcggtccataacctgatatagctgccatataaaccgatatggcatcttgacttcttgagtctttagggggcgtaattattatccaattcggctgaaatttattgcataaagtgatttttttagcttgcaacaactatgccaagtacggtctaattcggttcataatctgatatagcttccatattaaccgatctcccggttgtacttcttaagcctcttgagggcgcaattctaaatcgatttagcaaaaattgtgtacaatggcttctcccatgatcttcaacatacgtgttaaatacgtgttaaatatgggctgaaggttcagggaacatgttgtcttggtatggGCAGagggatgaggaccacgcccactagagcactggagactattctagatatccgaaccattgacatacaaattaagtgtgaggcagccactgcggctatgagacttgaggctatgggagaatggatagaggaaaaGAGCAACTCAtacaatcgcggtataatcgcggCAGATATCAGCactaaggtggagacacaataccagacatgaaacgACTTAGGGGCGGGGAATGAAAAAAcaataagaattttgtaagtagcacggaatttctaacgtagatttcctttttcgaggaaacttttttagtatttattactggcttaggtgtatgtccatagttagtggcatgggacggaccTAACTAACTACagctcgcaattttcatccgatcgtcttcaaatttgggacatacattttttttttgcgtatagacaaagcctattgaaattggaaaaaatcggttcagatttggatatagctttcatatatatgttagtccgatatgcagtaataatgcaataaaatggtcatttgttaaacgattctctcgaaatttggtaggagggattttctcttgacattactggtgaatttcatagaaatccttGCAGAttgaaatatagctgccatatatgttcaTCGCCCGTTTTTAAATTCTAGattcacagcaagcgcattaattgaccaatattgccaaaattttgcccaaagctttcctcgacgactaccacaatgtctttaaagtttggttgaaatcggtttatatttaaattttgggaaatattgcaataaagtgcttatttaTCAGCCGAttcgctcgaaatttggcaggaaggattttcttgtgactcccgacattactgtcgaatttaatagaaatcggtctagTATATGTCCACCCATCCATGTATttatatgatcgtccgattttgagaaatattacgttaaagtgctcatttgttagccAATTCTTTCGAATTTtgacagaaaggattttcttatgactcttaatattacaggtgaatttaatagagatcggctcagatttagatatggctgtcgATTTtaactccaagagccactgcaagcgcacttattgaccaatcttggcaacattttacacaaagttttttttcaacgagagtcggttcagatttagatgtagcttccatatatatcttcctcAGGtcttgggtaatttgcaataatgttgtcatttgtcaactgtagttattacagtttggacatatttgctcaaaatttgatgcGAATTGTTCAAtagcccatctgaaaacattcgccgaggtccatcaagattggttcacaattggatatagctgccacattgttcttatggggtaggtgtagggaatTATAcattcggcaccgcccgacttttgcctttccttactggttttattataaaatctcacaatgaaattgaaaacattttagtTCATCAGCTGCATTGTATTTGGACAGACGTTGCACAAATTTCGAATATGATTCTCCTGCCACTTTTTGTCTTGGCGATCGTGATAATCAGCTTTGTATGGTACCACTCAACTTTCCGTTATTGGGATAAACTCGGGATTCCCAATGTTCGGGGCTTTTTTAGTGGCAGTTTAGGCGGTATTATCCGCATGAAAACCAATTTCGGATTCCACCTAAAGAAAGTTTATCTTGATCCTAAATTTGAGAATGCACCTGT
This Stomoxys calcitrans chromosome 2, idStoCalc2.1, whole genome shotgun sequence DNA region includes the following protein-coding sequences:
- the LOC106094742 gene encoding uncharacterized protein LOC106094742, translated to MDREFLYIALLFSVFNIIGAWRPFYFAFDKVEHTKNVQTIGFLNCSFIRTKRNTETFCMNANLVRDMIKPQLDVLIIVEGSQNEKLEVANITNMDFCSFLEGKGAFKIMELWRNELMRSSNVPKKCPLKKGTVLNVNKFNINPDNFPPYVPEAGLRLQAILKERSVVLLTLNIHGVVKYKKSSRMRG